ggtgaaaatattattgaaatgtgCGGAATGTTGTTGATACACGCAAAATTGCTTCATGTTTTATTAATCTTAATGACTTAAATTATTTCTAGAATAAGTATTAGGGCAGGTACTAATTTCAATGATCTTCAAGAAGTAGAAGTCATGGACTTGAATGAACCAAGTGGTTGGGTTGTAATTCCAATAAAGGATATAAACGATAGACCTATCAGAACATTTATGATACAGATAGCTGTAATAAGTAATCATCAGAATGGGCGGGACACGCATATGAGACAGATCAAGGTTCATAGTCCAACACAGGATATTCTTGGACCACCAGCTCCTTACATCCCAGGCCAGTTTCTTACCAATGAGTTCTTACGTTATGCAACAGTTAGATAAAATTGATTGCGATAAATATCttcttaatgttaaataaaaattatttacaaaacaatgaatatttttgttttgtacaCTGACAGTTAAAGTCAAATGTTACTACTACGTTATGTTCTAAGATGTCTGTATATAGTgtatttaaattcaaagaatttctATTATGAGCTAcaagaggaaaaaaaatataaacacaacATATAACAAGTTCCCTTTCATC
The window above is part of the Nomia melanderi isolate GNS246 chromosome 2, iyNomMela1, whole genome shotgun sequence genome. Proteins encoded here:
- the APC10 gene encoding anaphase-promoting complex subunit 10, which codes for MTNKAGEIDPVQEELAGHVREVGNHAIWSLSSCKPGFGVDQLRDDVTETYWQSDGQLPHLVNIQFKRKRTIRDICIYTDYKLDESYTPSRISIRAGTNFNDLQEVEVMDLNEPSGWVVIPIKDINDRPIRTFMIQIAVISNHQNGRDTHMRQIKVHSPTQDILGPPAPYIPGQFLTNEFLRYATVR